ATGTGACTAGTATATGCACGGGGTCGATGATTTTAGCAGCAGCTGGTTTATTGCAAGGCTATAAAGCAACCTGTCATTGGGCATTTCGAGAGCAACTGGCAATGCTGGGGGTTGAAGTTGTTCCTCAACGGGTGCAGATCGATCGCAATCGAGTGACGGGGGCTGGTGTCACATCAGGAATCGATCTTGGTTTAACTCTGCTAGGCTTACTCTGTGGGGAAGATATGGCGAAGATGACTCAACTGATGCTGGAGTACAGTCCCGAACCGCCTTTTAATGCAGGTACGCCAGAAACAGCAGGTGAAAGAGTGTCACAATCTTTGATGCAGTTTGGCAAACCTCTGCTAGAAGCATTCCTAGCTCAAACTAAAGAAACAGCAGCTCACATGGAACTGAAAAGCTGATTCCCAGCGATCGCGCAACAGCTAACCTCCAGGTTACTCTTCCCACCAAGAACATAGCAGGATGACTAACTTCTGAGAAATACAGTCCGATAAACCGGTTCTCCACGCGACAGAGTAGACTGTTCCCTTTCCGTAGCTACGGGTAAAGGGTTTTCTGACAACCAATTTTCACTCTGGATTTGAAACACAGAACAGGCGAGAAAGCGATCGCGCATTTCTACTGCGATCGCTTCAACATCTGATTGTAAAAATACGATTCCCCCAGGAATGAGATATTTGGCGATTTCTTCTACCAACTCCGGTTGTACGACTCGCCGTTTAGCATGGCGATTTTTAAACCAAGGATCGGGAAACTGAATCGTGACGCGCTGCAATACTCCCTCTGGTAAAGAACTGAGGATAGGTAATAGCGAATTATTCACATTACAAAATAGGTAATGCAAATTGGTCAATCCCAATTCATCCCGCCACTTATTCGCCTCATCTACTAACGGTTCCCGAATTTCCAGTCCGAGA
This window of the Chroococcidiopsis thermalis PCC 7203 genome carries:
- a CDS encoding DJ-1/PfpI family protein, translated to MTLLQFGFLIYPGVIQLDVTGAYQVLAFPPNTQVHLIWKTLDPIVSNEGLTLIPTTTLIDCPPLDAICVPGGGMGQVEIMRDPEILNFLKQQGTTAQYVTSICTGSMILAAAGLLQGYKATCHWAFREQLAMLGVEVVPQRVQIDRNRVTGAGVTSGIDLGLTLLGLLCGEDMAKMTQLMLEYSPEPPFNAGTPETAGERVSQSLMQFGKPLLEAFLAQTKETAAHMELKS
- the trmB gene encoding tRNA (guanosine(46)-N7)-methyltransferase TrmB, with the protein product MVIRVRQHVNPLANKYQTPVSPPEWDKIFALPTQPLHLDIGCGKGRFVLEMAQLESSWNFLGLEIREPLVDEANKWRDELGLTNLHYLFCNVNNSLLPILSSLPEGVLQRVTIQFPDPWFKNRHAKRRVVQPELVEEIAKYLIPGGIVFLQSDVEAIAVEMRDRFLACSVFQIQSENWLSENPLPVATEREQSTLSRGEPVYRTVFLRS